The genomic window GCCCCGTCCTCGCCTTCGGTGACGGCTCCGACATCACCGAACAGGCCGTCGCCTCCTACGTCGCCAAGTACGCCACCAAGGCTGCCGAGTCGACCGGCAGCCTCGACCGCCGCATCGGGAACCGGGAAGTCCTCGACCTCCTGGACGTGCCCGACCACCCCCGGCGCCTCATCGAAGCGTGCCTTGACCTCGCCCCGCTCTACCCCGACCGGAAGCTGGGCGCCTGGGCTCACATGCTCGGTTTCCGCGGCCACTTCTCCACCAAGTCCCGCCGCTACTCCACCACCCTCGGCGCCCTCCGCCAGATCCGTGCCGACTACCGCGCCGCCCAGGAACAAGACGCCCTCGGCGACCCCGACACCGTCCTCGTCCTCGCCTCCTGGCAGTACGCCGGACACGGCCACACCCCTGGGGAATCCGTCCTCGCCGCTTCCATCGCCCGCGATCTCCAGCTCAACCGCGAGACGGCCCGCGAAGCCCTCCAAGACCAACTCGCCCTGGAAGGAGTCACAGCATGACCACCGCCGTGATCGAACGGAAGTGGCACACCACCGCCGAGGTCGCCGACATGCTCGGCTTCGGCCTGTCCAAGACCAAGATGCTGGTCCTCACCGGGGAGATCCGCTCGGTGAAGGTCGGCCGTAACCGCCGCATTCTCCCGGCCTGGGTCGACGAGTACGTCCAGCGCGTCACCGCCAACGCTGAAGGGTGGGCGGCATGAGCGGCAAGCGAGGCAACGGCGAGGGCTCCATCTACCCGTACAAGAACGGCTATGCGGCCTACGTCTGGGTCACCAAGCCGGACGGCAAGCGGGCCCGGAAGTACGCCTACGGCAAGACCCGCGAGGATGTCCATGAGAAGTGGCTCAACCTCCATGCCGAGGCGAAGAAGGGGCCCGTCGCCACTCGGCACCGCACTCTCGCAGCGTTCCTCGCGTACTGGCTCGACTCGATCGTGAAGCCCAACCTCGCCCCGTTGTCGTACGTCTCGTACGAGGGGTA from Streptomyces formicae includes these protein-coding regions:
- a CDS encoding excisionase family DNA-binding protein, with protein sequence MTTAVIERKWHTTAEVADMLGFGLSKTKMLVLTGEIRSVKVGRNRRILPAWVDEYVQRVTANAEGWAA